A stretch of Pogona vitticeps strain Pit_001003342236 chromosome 5, PviZW2.1, whole genome shotgun sequence DNA encodes these proteins:
- the PAQR3 gene encoding progestin and adipoQ receptor family member 3 isoform X2, with protein MNRFQCSLRIILTSPMATEHTCLPGCALKASASREDFVICSICLFCFQVCMLCSVGYHLFCCHRSEKTSRRWMALDYAGISIGILGCYVSGVFYAFYCNNYWRQVYLITVLAMILAVFFAQIHPSYLTQQWHRLRSLIFCSVSIYGIIPTIHWIWLNGGVTASIVQEFAPRVIVMYFIAAIAFLFYISKVPERYFPGQLNYLGSSHQVWHILAVVMLYWWHQSTVYIMQYRHSKPCPSHRAR; from the exons ATGAACAGATTCCAGTGTTCCTTAAGGATAATCCTTACATCACCGATGGCTACAGAGCATACTTGCCTTCCAGGCTGTGCATTAAAAG CGAGTGCCTCTAGAGAAGATTTTGTTATCTGTTCTATTTGTCTCTTCTGTTTTCAA GTCTGTATGCTTTGCTCAGTAGGGTACCACCTCTTCTGCTGTCATCGCTCAGAGAAGACAAGTCGACGTTGGATGGCCTTGGATTatgcagggatttccattggtaTCCTGGGCTGTTATGTGTCTGGAGTCTTTTATGCATTTTATTGCAATAAC TACTGGCGTCAAGTATATTTGATTACTGTCCTTGCTATGATCTTGGCAGTGTTTTTTGCTCAGATCCACCCAAGTTACCTCACTCAGCAGTGGCACAGGCTGCGCTCACTCATCTTCTGCTCTGTGTCAATTTATGGAATTATTCCTACCATCCACTGGATTTGGCTTAATGGTGGTGTCACTGCATCAATTGTGCAG gAATTTGCCCCCCGTGTAATTGTGATGTACTTCATAGCTGCCATAGCATTTCTATTCTATATTTCCAAAGTCCCAGAAAGATACTTCCCAG GGCAGTTAAACTACCTCGGCTCAAGCCACCAAGTGTGGCACATCCTTGCAGTGGTGATGTTATATTGGTGGCATCAGTCTACTGTGTACATCATGCAGTACAGACACAGCAAACCTTGTCCAAGCCACCGTGCACGCTAG
- the PAQR3 gene encoding progestin and adipoQ receptor family member 3 isoform X1 gives MHQKLLKSAHYIELGSYQYWPVLVPRGIRLYTYEQIPVFLKDNPYITDGYRAYLPSRLCIKSLFILSNETVNIWSHLLGFFLFFTLGIYDMTSVLPSASASREDFVICSICLFCFQVCMLCSVGYHLFCCHRSEKTSRRWMALDYAGISIGILGCYVSGVFYAFYCNNYWRQVYLITVLAMILAVFFAQIHPSYLTQQWHRLRSLIFCSVSIYGIIPTIHWIWLNGGVTASIVQEFAPRVIVMYFIAAIAFLFYISKVPERYFPGQLNYLGSSHQVWHILAVVMLYWWHQSTVYIMQYRHSKPCPSHRAR, from the exons ATGCATCAAAAACTCCTGAAGAGTGCTCATTACATAGAGCTGGGAAGCTATCAGTACTGGCCTGTTCTGGTGCCTCGAGGAATTCGGCTGTATACCTATGAACAGATTCCAGTGTTCCTTAAGGATAATCCTTACATCACCGATGGCTACAGAGCATACTTGCCTTCCAGGCTGTGCATTAAAAG CCTGTTCATTTTATCCAATGAAACAGTCAACATTTGGAGTCACTTACTcggctttttcctcttctttactTTGGGCATATACGACATGACTTCTGTGTTGCCTTCAGCGAGTGCCTCTAGAGAAGATTTTGTTATCTGTTCTATTTGTCTCTTCTGTTTTCAA GTCTGTATGCTTTGCTCAGTAGGGTACCACCTCTTCTGCTGTCATCGCTCAGAGAAGACAAGTCGACGTTGGATGGCCTTGGATTatgcagggatttccattggtaTCCTGGGCTGTTATGTGTCTGGAGTCTTTTATGCATTTTATTGCAATAAC TACTGGCGTCAAGTATATTTGATTACTGTCCTTGCTATGATCTTGGCAGTGTTTTTTGCTCAGATCCACCCAAGTTACCTCACTCAGCAGTGGCACAGGCTGCGCTCACTCATCTTCTGCTCTGTGTCAATTTATGGAATTATTCCTACCATCCACTGGATTTGGCTTAATGGTGGTGTCACTGCATCAATTGTGCAG gAATTTGCCCCCCGTGTAATTGTGATGTACTTCATAGCTGCCATAGCATTTCTATTCTATATTTCCAAAGTCCCAGAAAGATACTTCCCAG GGCAGTTAAACTACCTCGGCTCAAGCCACCAAGTGTGGCACATCCTTGCAGTGGTGATGTTATATTGGTGGCATCAGTCTACTGTGTACATCATGCAGTACAGACACAGCAAACCTTGTCCAAGCCACCGTGCACGCTAG
- the PAQR3 gene encoding progestin and adipoQ receptor family member 3 isoform X3 has protein sequence MLCSVGYHLFCCHRSEKTSRRWMALDYAGISIGILGCYVSGVFYAFYCNNYWRQVYLITVLAMILAVFFAQIHPSYLTQQWHRLRSLIFCSVSIYGIIPTIHWIWLNGGVTASIVQEFAPRVIVMYFIAAIAFLFYISKVPERYFPGQLNYLGSSHQVWHILAVVMLYWWHQSTVYIMQYRHSKPCPSHRAR, from the exons ATGCTTTGCTCAGTAGGGTACCACCTCTTCTGCTGTCATCGCTCAGAGAAGACAAGTCGACGTTGGATGGCCTTGGATTatgcagggatttccattggtaTCCTGGGCTGTTATGTGTCTGGAGTCTTTTATGCATTTTATTGCAATAAC TACTGGCGTCAAGTATATTTGATTACTGTCCTTGCTATGATCTTGGCAGTGTTTTTTGCTCAGATCCACCCAAGTTACCTCACTCAGCAGTGGCACAGGCTGCGCTCACTCATCTTCTGCTCTGTGTCAATTTATGGAATTATTCCTACCATCCACTGGATTTGGCTTAATGGTGGTGTCACTGCATCAATTGTGCAG gAATTTGCCCCCCGTGTAATTGTGATGTACTTCATAGCTGCCATAGCATTTCTATTCTATATTTCCAAAGTCCCAGAAAGATACTTCCCAG GGCAGTTAAACTACCTCGGCTCAAGCCACCAAGTGTGGCACATCCTTGCAGTGGTGATGTTATATTGGTGGCATCAGTCTACTGTGTACATCATGCAGTACAGACACAGCAAACCTTGTCCAAGCCACCGTGCACGCTAG